The nucleotide sequence CCTCGTCGACCCCTACGAGGCCCTGGAGCAGTCGCTCGCTGACTGGCGCGCATGGGCGGCCCGCTGCACGTACCAGGGCCCCTACCGGGAGGCGGTGCTGCGCTCCCTCATCACCCTCAAGGCGCTCACCTACGCCCCGACCGGCGGGATCATGGCCGCCCCCACCACCTCCCTCCCCGAGGAGGTCGGCGGCGTGCGGAACTGGGACTACCGCGCCTGCTGGCTGCGGGACTCCTCCCTGACCCTCGGCGCGCTGCTCGCCGCCGGATACGTCGACGAGGCATGCGCCTGGCGGGACTGGCTGCTCCGCTCGGTCGCCGGGGACCCGGCCGACCTGCAGATCATGTACGGCCCGGCCGGGGAACGCCGACTCCCCGAGACGACCCTGCCGTGGCTGCGGGGGTACGCCGACTCGGCGCCGGTACGGACCGGGAACGCGGCCGTGGACCAGTTCCAGCTCGACGTGTACGGCGAGGTCATGGACTCGCTGCACCGGGCGCGCGAGGCCGGCATCCCGGCCGAGCGGCACGCCTGGAACCTCCAGCTGAGCCTGCTCGGCTTCCTGGAGTCGACCTGGCGCGAACCCGACGAGGGCCTGTGGGAGGTCCGCGGGCCCCGCCGCCACTTCACCCACTCCAAAGTGATGGCCTGGGTGGCCGCCGACCGCGCGGTCCGCACCCTGGAGGCCGACCCCTCACTGCCGGGCGACGCGGCGCGGTGGCGGACGATGCGGGACGAGATCCACGCACAGGTGTGCGCGATGGCCTACGACCCCGCCCGGAACACCTTCACCCAGTCGTACGGCTCGCTGGAGCTGGACGCGGCGACCCTGCTGATCCCGCAGGTCGGCTTCCTGCCGCCGGACGACCCCCGGGTGGTGGGCACGGTGGACGCCGTGATGGCCGAGCTGCTGCACGGCGGCTACGTACGCCGCTACAGCACCGACTCGGGCGCGGTGGACGGCCTCCCGGGCGACGAGGGCACCTTCCTGGTCTGCTCGTTCTGGCTCGCGGACGCCCTGCGGCTGACCGGCAGGCCCGAGGAGGCCCGCGAGCTCTTCGAGCGGCTCGTGGCCCTCCGCAACGACGTGGGGCTCCTGGCGGAGGAGTACGACCCGGTGACGGACCGCCAGCTCGGCAACTTCCCGCAGGCCTTCAGCCACATCGGCCTGGTGGGCACGGCCTTCGCACTGGCCCGGGAGGATCGGGACCCGGCAGGATAGGGCCATGGATCTTGGACTGAAGGACCGTGTGTACGTGGTGACCGGGGCGACGCGCGGGCTCGGGCGGGCCTCCGCCGAGGCCCTGCTCGCCGAGGGCGCCCAGGTGCTCGTCACCGGGCGTGAGGAGAAGAGCGTCGCCGAGGCCGTGGCCGAGCTGGGGCCGGGGGCGGCCGGGCTCGCCGCCGACAACACCGACCCGGAGACCCCCGCCCGGCTGATCGCCGAGGCCC is from Streptomyces venezuelae ATCC 10712 and encodes:
- a CDS encoding glycoside hydrolase family 15 protein, with product MTQRIDDYALIGDLQTAALVGRDGSVDWLCLPRFDSAACFAAILGDEDNGHWRLAPKGATTCATRRYAEDSLVLETYWETRTGTVKVTDFMPQRDRAPDLMRIVEGLSGSVEMSGVLRLRFDYGSVVPWMRRSDGHRVAVAGPDAVWLRSEPPVKTWGQQFSTCSSFTVAAGEKVAFVLTWHPSHEPRPDLVDPYEALEQSLADWRAWAARCTYQGPYREAVLRSLITLKALTYAPTGGIMAAPTTSLPEEVGGVRNWDYRACWLRDSSLTLGALLAAGYVDEACAWRDWLLRSVAGDPADLQIMYGPAGERRLPETTLPWLRGYADSAPVRTGNAAVDQFQLDVYGEVMDSLHRAREAGIPAERHAWNLQLSLLGFLESTWREPDEGLWEVRGPRRHFTHSKVMAWVAADRAVRTLEADPSLPGDAARWRTMRDEIHAQVCAMAYDPARNTFTQSYGSLELDAATLLIPQVGFLPPDDPRVVGTVDAVMAELLHGGYVRRYSTDSGAVDGLPGDEGTFLVCSFWLADALRLTGRPEEARELFERLVALRNDVGLLAEEYDPVTDRQLGNFPQAFSHIGLVGTAFALAREDRDPAG